In a single window of the Thunnus maccoyii chromosome 7, fThuMac1.1, whole genome shotgun sequence genome:
- the gpr52 gene encoding G-protein coupled receptor 52, giving the protein MNQSELTTDPVLIANTSHGDFFPDRASNHSCPLGWGLNEGLEACVLETAVIVLLTVLIIAGNLTVIFVFHCAPLLHHYTTSYFIQTMAYADLLVGLSCLVPTLSLLHYPAGVQEPITCQVFSYVISVLKSVSMACLACISVDRYLAITKPLSYNQLVTPCRLRGCITLIWVYSSLVFLPSFFGWGKPGYHGDIFEWCAHSWPTSALFTGFVVCLLYAPAALVVCFTYYHIFRICQQHNREISERRARFPSQEMEAGEGGGSGHHGGHGPDRRYAMVLFRITSVFYMLWLPYIIYFLLESSHVLDSPALSFITTWLAISNSFCNCVIYSLSNSVFRLGMRRLSQTICSFSHCAADDRDFGEPKPRKRANSCSI; this is encoded by the coding sequence ATGAACCAGTCTGAACTGACAACGGACCCTGTGCTCATTGCCAACACCAGCCATGGAGACTTCTTTCCCGACAGGGCCTCCAACCACTCCTGTCCCTTGGGCTGGGGGCTGAATGAAGGCCTAGAGGCTTGCGTTCTGGAGACTGCTGTCATTGTGCTTCTGACAGTGCTCATTATTGCAGGGAACCTAACGGTGATCTTTGTGTTCCACTGTGCGCCTCTGCTACACCACTACACCACCAGCTACTTCATCCAGACCATGGCCTACGCTGATCTACTGGTGGGTCTTAGCTGCCTGGTGCCCACCCTGTCTCTGCTCCACTACCCAGCTGGTGTCCAGGAGCCCATCACATGCCAGGTCTTCAGCTATGTCATTTCTGTTCTCAAGAGTGTTTCAATGGCCTGTTTGGCCTGTATCAGTGTGGACCGCTACCTGGCCATAACTAAACCACTATCTTACAACCAACTGGTGACGCCATGCCGGCTACGGGGCTGCATCACACTCATCTGGGTCTACTCTAGCCTGGTCTTCTTGCCCTCCTTCTTTGGATGGGGTAAGCCAGGCTATCATGGGGACATTTTTGAGTGGTGCGCTCACTCTTGGCCCACTTCTGCCCTCTTTACAGGCTTTGTGGTGTGCTTGCTCTATGCACCTGCTGCACTTGTGGTCTGTTTTACCTATTATCATATTTTTCGCATTTGCCAGCAGCACAACAGGGAGATCAGTGAACGGAGGGCACGTTTTCCCAGTCAGGAGATGGAGGCTGGTGAGGGTGGTGGCAGTGGACATCATGGAGGGCATGGACCAGATCGTCGCTATGCGATGGTGCTCTTTCGCATCACCAGTGTTTTCTATATGCTGTGGCTGCCCTACATCATCTACTTCCTGCTAGAGAGCTCCCATGTGCTAGATAGCCCTGCCCTCTCCTTCATCACCACCTGGCTGGCCATCAGCAACAGCTTTTGCAACTGTGTGATCTACAGCCTGTCCAATAGTGTGTTCCGCCTGGGCATGCGAAGGCTCTCGCAGACAATTTGCTCCTTCAGCCACTGTGCGGCTGATGACAGGGACTTTGGGGAGCCTAAACCAAGGAAGAGAGCAAACTCATGCTCCATCTGA